The sequence below is a genomic window from Dyadobacter chenwenxiniae.
TCGGAACAGGAGAGGACATTCCAAACGGAAATATCGTGATCCTGGACGATAAGAATAAAGATGGTATTTATGACGACCGCACGGTGATCATTGACTCGCTTGTTTTACCAAGAGCCATTTGTCTGATCGAAAACGGCATACTCGTAGCGGAACCGACCAATCTGTGGTTTTATGAAATCAAAAATGACAAGGTTGGAAAAAGAACGCTGGTCGATCCCAAGTATACCGAAGGCGGAAATGTGGAACACCAGCCTAACGGGCTTTTTCGCGCAATGGACAACTGGATCTATAATGCCAAATCAGACAAACGTTATCGGAAACGGGGCAATAAATGGGAAATTGAGCACACCCATTTTCGCGGACAATGGGGCATCAGCCAGGATAATTACGGGCGTCTGTATTACAACAACAATTCTCAAAACCTGATCGGAGATTACTTTCCCGCCGGTTTGGGGGCATCTAATAAAAACCAGAAAAATGTAGCTGGTTATAATGAAAAATGGGTGGCCGATAACAATGTATTCCCATTGCACCCTACGCCCGGCGTCAACCGCGGTTACATGAAAAATGTACTCGATGACAGCCTTCGCCTGACCAATTTCACGGCAGCAGCAGCCCCGGTTGTTTACCGTGGCGATCTTTTCGGCGATCAATATCAGTTCAATGCATTTGTGCCCGAACCTTCGGCAAACCTTATCAAGCGGAACATTCTTTCGGAAAGCGGATATATCGTGAAAGGTGAGCAGGCTTATAAAAATAAGGAATTCCTTGCGAGTACAGACGAGCGCTTCCGCCCGGTCAGCCTTTATAATGGCCCCGACGGCGCCATGTACATTCTGGATATGTATCGCGGAATCATTCAGCACAAAACTTACTTAACGCCATACCTGAAAGACCAGATCGGCAAGCGCGACCTGACGCAGCCCCTTTCCAGTGGCCGGATTTATAAAGTGGTGCCAAAGAATGCAAAAGCCGGGGTGGTTTTAATTCCATCTGACGCAAACGAGCTCGTCAAGCTTTTGGGCCACGCTAACGGTTGGGTTAGAGACCGTGCGCAGCAAAAACTGATCGATGGGAAATACAACCAGACCGTTCCTGCATTGCGTGCAGCCATCAAACAAACCGAAAGTCCTCTGCTCGCAATTCACGCATTATGGACATTGGAAGGGCTCAATTCCTTAAAAACAGAGGAAGCAGTTGCATGGCTCAGGCAAGCTGACTGGAAATTCCGCAGCCAGGGACTGGCCGTTTCACCCGCACTGATGACGCCGACTTCCTATCAGCAGTTTGCTTCGGTTTTTGATACCATGCTGGAATCA
It includes:
- a CDS encoding DUF7133 domain-containing protein; the protein is MRKSRYYILFLTISITLFYCKSNKQSASKQVVSEKTEKQAPAPVAVRGQSPFISPENTTEKMQVEDGFEVKLIAAEPLVSAPVAMQFDDKARMWVVEMTGYMPDTVGTGEDIPNGNIVILDDKNKDGIYDDRTVIIDSLVLPRAICLIENGILVAEPTNLWFYEIKNDKVGKRTLVDPKYTEGGNVEHQPNGLFRAMDNWIYNAKSDKRYRKRGNKWEIEHTHFRGQWGISQDNYGRLYYNNNSQNLIGDYFPAGLGASNKNQKNVAGYNEKWVADNNVFPLHPTPGVNRGYMKNVLDDSLRLTNFTAAAAPVVYRGDLFGDQYQFNAFVPEPSANLIKRNILSESGYIVKGEQAYKNKEFLASTDERFRPVSLYNGPDGAMYILDMYRGIIQHKTYLTPYLKDQIGKRDLTQPLSSGRIYKVVPKNAKAGVVLIPSDANELVKLLGHANGWVRDRAQQKLIDGKYNQTVPALRAAIKQTESPLLAIHALWTLEGLNSLKTEEAVAWLRQADWKFRSQGLAVSPALMTPTSYQQFASVFDTMLESNDTLAAPYIALVAKTMQPFDTTTSRGLLVKLATKYPNNRYVSDAIISNLQDQEEAFKSEISATLSNPDFVLNKQLQRAITTVQSARGNRNPEMLKKEFPKGEALFTSICQTCHGADGAGIKSLAPPLNQSEWVTGNKDKLISIILYGLTGPVKVNGRIYQTPEVSGDMPGIGYDKDMPSEDIAQLLSFIRKSWRNDADKVTTEEVEKTRQKLTGREKAFTETELNGI